Below is a window of Xyrauchen texanus isolate HMW12.3.18 chromosome 1, RBS_HiC_50CHRs, whole genome shotgun sequence DNA.
gtgactccataatcagaaacattagcagcaaggatacaactacatgctgccttccacaagcaacaacttcggatgtaaacagggaacttcagaacattctgatgaaacataagactgcaaatcaactcatcattcatgtggggaagaatgatattcataaagagcagtcagaactccttaagaaggatttcaatgaactttctgaaacacttaaaagactgaaaattcaaacattcatcagtggaccacttccagcaagaggaacaaacaggttttaacggttgcttgggcttaatacatggctgcaaaaaacctgcaatataaaaggagttaacttCATTGAGAACTTCAATCTTTTCAGGAGTCAGAGGCAAcggtttcgacaggatggccaccacccaaacaaacttggttcaagagtgctaaaggacaatatctacttctccctcaatcatccttctgcagtgtgtgccaatccactcaatctgaatggcacacacacacctggacacagtatgaatgaccacaggacttcacttcagcacctgaatgggcatgcggttgacaaatcacacaaggacaatggtgtatgctggaaccaaactatcacactcttttgctgcaagcccccaaatatcaagcaaaaaacatcAGGCCCCTTaaccacctgcgggcccagctcgccctccccctcctcctgtgagagctcttcgacctctgccacaacgccagggctcacaccctcctccatctgctcgaggtgaaccaaaaacaactgataccagctctcagtgatatgtgtcgggtccccgctatgataacagaaactttctcaaatgtttacaaaacaagcgggaacccagtgtgcctgtatctttctctattgctgttagattacatgatagaaagtctaaggccttcaaaagccgtacagcaaacccatctaatctggtgcctattacacgccaaactaagattgctgtggggacaaaaactgttaagttagcacttttaaacctctgctcacttaaaaataaatcacttctagtcaacgacttaataagcacatacaagctggattttatgtttctaaatgaaacttggctagaagacagctgtagtgcaacagtccttaatgaaacatcccctcctaactttacttttctgagtgtctgcagagaaggtagaagaggtgggggtttagctgctctttttaaagatgtatatcaatgtaagcaaatatcatttgggaattacccgtcttttgaatatctgggtagtgtgttaaaaggtactccacgcattttacttatcattatttacaggcctccaaaatactctctttgctgaggactttacagaactgttatcaacaattgcctcagagtttgactgttttgccattgctggtgactttaacattcacatagataatgcagaaaacaatatgacaaaataaatcataactgttttaaaaacttttgatctaactcagcatgtacatggacccacacacaatcatggacacactctagatttacttatcagtaagggtctaaacatttcatcgattgttataaaggatgtagcactgtctgatcatttctgtattttctttgatatattgatctctcctgccattgaagctagatctgtgtctgtcaagaagagatgcttaaatgagaacactagtgtattatttatgaaggctatatctttaacaccaagtatatctgctgactcttttgattttctccttgattcttttaactcaaaagttaaaagtgtaattgatgatattgctcctgtgaaagtcaggaagaagagtggcagacaaaaagcaccttggagaaactcaacagcagtgcaaaatattaaaagacaatgcagaaaagcagaagcATGTGgtgaagacaaaacttgtagtccgttataacatctacaaagacagcatccatgcttttaatatggaactaggcaaagctagacagactttcttctcgaatattataaacagcaacttaaacaacacacgcactctttttgcgactgtagagagactgacaaaccccccaagccagattcccagtgaaatgctctcagacagcaagtgcagtgagtttgcttctttcttctctgagaaaatcaataatatcagaaatgtgatcagcacatccttgagttgtgctgtggtcagacaaatcaaaccacaacctgagaaagtagttactatgtctgatttcaaagaaattgatggcaaaattttggaagaaactgtacagcaccttaaaacatcaacctgcgcccttgatgcacttcccacatcttttttcaaaagtgtgttcaactgtttagaagcagatctcctagaagtgataaactcttcacttctctctgggagtcttccaaactccctgaaaactgcagttgtcaagcccctcttaaaaaagagcaatctggataagaccatattaagcaactatagaccgatctcaaatcttcctttcataggcaagatcattgaaaaagttgtcttcaatcagctgaacaaattcttgaactcaaatggatactttgacaattttcaatctggtttccgatcgcatcacagcacagagacagcgctcataaagataataaacgatattcgcttaaatattgatacaggcaaattatcagtactggtacttcTCGACCTCAgggctgcatttgacactgtcgatcacaacatactacttgacaggctggaaaactgggtggggctttctgggatggtcctaaaatggttcaggtcatacttagaagggtgTTCATtcattatgtgagtataggagatcataagtctgagtggacgtccatgacatgcggagtccctcaaggctcaattcttgcgccactcctgttcaacctgtatatgctcccaatgagccaaattatgagaaagaaccaaattgcttaccacagctatgcagacgacacacagatctacttagccctatcacctaacgattacagccccattgactgactccctgtgccaatgcattgatgaagtaaacagttggatgtgccaaaactttcttcagttaaacaaagacaaaactgaagtcattgtgtttggaaacaaagatgaagttctcaaggtgaatgcataccttgacgctaggggtcaaacaactaaaaatcaagtcaggaatcttggtgtgtctctagagtttcagtttcagtagtcatgtcaaagcaataactaaatcagcatactatcatttgaaaaatattgcaagaattagatgctttgtttccagtcaagacctagagaaacttgtgcatgctttcatcaccagcaatgtggattattgtaatggactcctcactggccttcccaaaaagaccataagacagttgcagctcatacagaacgctgctgccaggattctgagcagaaccagaaaatatgaacatatcacaccagtcctcaggtctttacactggctcccagttacatttaggattgattttaaagtattattactggtatataaatcactcaatgggctaggacctcaatatattgcagatatgctcactgaatataaacccaacagatcactcagatcattaggatcacatcagctagaaataccaagggtttactctaagcaaggagagtctgcttttagctattatgccagctgcagctggaaccagcttccagaagagatcagatgtgctcctagagtagccacattcaaatccagactcaaaacacatctgcttagctgtgcatttacttaatgagcactgtgccactgtgtgtccgactgtttgtactgtattttattttatattctaaactgtttcaattattcttatttttaattttgttttattcttattttaatctcttctatgtaaagcactttgaattaccattgtgtatgaaatgtgctatataaataaacttgccttgccttactataaacctcatcaccatgacgagcagggaggggaccagagcatattacagtgtctgacattattttttaaaattcaCACAACTATTTAATACTatatttagtgatctccgactggtgaagccggacatcgttagtgccgacatgaataacaattttagaaaatcaatgattagcattagccagcacttgttaatttgatttgatgtcagacactctggcacctaaaatgcaattaacaatagtggctggagtctatttccatgttccttacaatataatctccaataacaagggctctttcaacatgattctcagtgggtgcatcactgattggggagaatcaattggaaaccctaacaggaaacgggagagtggtgtctctttgctgagcgagtatgccgccgagacgtcacccaaacgccctgctgcgggggctctacagccggaaccagagtgtgtgtgttgctttctGTTCtccccgcatccgaaacagtatctaccggcttctctttctcactgacctccactagcgttcagatgcgtgtctctaactcattaaccttctccgtcagcctgactaattccttacatttatcacatgtgaatcccacaggctattgtaaacatgtgccatgcaatgcaggaagaaataaaatgagcggatgccatgaatttacacaaattgtttgctgttgttggttgttcctgagctgtgagggtttgagattgatgtgaatccctcacgtaattgtttgttgttgttggttgttcttgataagctgtgctttgagatcaatgcaataatctgtgtaacacagacGAGAAAGACAGGTGCACGctgaaaaatgcacgcagtttaattgtgataaaaatagaaagcggatgcagGTGTAATATGtgcgcagttgaatcgcgataagagaataatgcgggGGGGAAACCTGatgcgtgctgaaaacagacagataagcaatgctaaaaaactagcaggctacaaaaaTAGACTCGTGCTAGgcaccagcagcaacaggtaaaatacaagcagatgaaacagtagaaaagcggaaaaacctgaAAAACGCGGTAAAGTGACaaaaggataaaacgatgaacgtatgagaataagcaatTGTAAGCAGGCTAAGCagcctaaaggtgcgtacacactgccagcgacatcgggCGCAACAgtgactcaataccattcattttcaatgcgagcacagcgacttccggcgacacgagctgtcgcgaccgttggcggtagatgtgggcgtgtccagcgacgcgacaaagttgagaaaagttcaactttggagcgaccaacggaagcgacagccaataggagagacgacgggagagctcacgtgacccttctctctctctctctctctctctctcaagatggatgaaaggctaattcttgctgttagaaatttcccagtgctctatgatatgtctcttcccacgtacaaggacatttttaagaaaaatactgcgtggaaaggtttatctgagatcgcggggattttatggacccagaaagaccggcatttgcattttcgccggagataaacagccgctatggcaaacagcatgccttgtttctcattcatctttgatataaagcattttatgtactgattccatttagattgagtcttttccctccaaaatgtttgtttttagtggcaagaaaagagattcgctgtcaacagcaatggaatgacatccgtgaatgtcatttataaacgttactaggcaaccagtagtgggaacacccactagcgacttcaccgccagccactggcgacctgcagcgacaaagtcgcttgcagtgtgtacgcagcttaagcaggctacaaacacaaacattcgtgcagcgtgccgtcagcaacaggaagtccagtgatgtCAGAACAGACCATCTGATTTGTCATCAGAGGTTAAGGTCACACCTTTTGATGAATAATTCATGAAAATACATTCTCATCATTGACTTAAAAGATGGCTAACAAGAATTCCATTCTATATTCAAAATTTCCTcaaattttttaatatataataataaaaacatctaaaaaataaGAAACTAAAAACTCAATACAAATGTGTTCTTTTACATTATCTTCATATATAATGAGGCAAAACCAATGAACCTCAggttacaaaaataattacatttcagtaaacatTGAAAATGGGACCCACAAACCACCACACAAGGATTAAATATTGTCCTTCATAATCTGAGAATGTgtaacacacacaacaaacaaacaaacaaccgccattcgccactaagtggcggtgacgtcaccacgacgcttgtgccaggctatgtgcacgttaaggccacgtgaagtgtcgaacgcccgctggcaggaggtcacgggacagatccaaccggtgacatgggtcgaatgactgagatgactgggtgatgcaccacctgtgccccctactgtgccaacttgctgtgctttagccaccctgcgctctgctcgttgttgtgagctgccgccctctgccctccgttgttgttggaggcgactgcctccaactggccagcagcatccttcacaagcctcctccaaagaggccgatcttgacactgctggtaccagtcagtcggcaagtccactcagctccacatcctcttgtaccacatcactccatctcttctccagcccgtgccgctccgcttagccccctctatccggccgaacaaaaactgtttaggcatgcggtggccgggcatgcggctacatgacccagccaacgcaaccttgcctgccggaggagctcaccgatgggactttgtccacatctttcaaagatttgtgagctcctcacacaatccagcctggttaaacccaggatggatcttaggcaggccagcctaaatgtttctagccgggcatgatgttccattagggggtccacgtttcgcaagcatagagaagggagggaatgaccgtggccgagaatacttgaagctttgtgcggagcgacaaaccgggtagcttccacacagcgttacgctaaccgatgaaaagataatgccgctcgactgattcgagtgagacctctgctgtcaaaccggagctggtcataagcacacttcccaggtatggaaaacactccactctctccacaactgccccatcaccaattgggagctgtgggggtgtagtgtccgatgttacataatacccaggaaggtgcttagttttggttgggctgatggtaaggccccatctcttagtggcaagctccaggttcatcagcagcacctccaactcctcctctgagtgagcagcaatcaccagatcatcagcatacataatgtggttgaccaatagggatccatcccttgaccgcacccggcatcgatcaacctcccattatatctgtaccagatggaaattcctccagtacagccatcgaaggcttcacgaaccacatggtcgaaatagatattaaataatgtgggagccagaggacatccctgtcgcactccaaggtgaacagggaatggctctgactcccgaccacgtagttttacccgggcccgctcgccatcatgaaggtccttaatgatcgcgagcagtgggtctgggactccgaaagcacgaagaacaacccagagcccaggcctactgatggtatcataggccttgaccaggtcaataaagcagagatgtaggtcttgctggaattccctacacctctgctgtagcagacggacagagaatatggcatctgtgcaagaccgccccttcctgaaaccacactgggactccgcaagtctctcctcagcgtgcctggcaaggcgatgttgaataatccttgccaggacctttcccgcacactgaggagtgagatgcccctatagttattacaatctgagcggtcccctttttaaagagagggaccaccagggcatccttccaatcctgtggAACctgcccagtggtccagactgttgttatgatatcatgtagggcagtctgtgcacaaataccaccctccctcagcatttcagctggggagatcatctctgcccggtgcctttcctggcctcaggctctggatcgccttcagtacttcctccaaagatggcacctcagccagccacccacagggagcgacttcttcctccaatatttgtggcaccgcagccccagcagggtcatccccactttgtcccacaatgtttaccaggctcagggacttcccctcccccagaacctcacagaaatgctcagcaaatctgcaaacctgtttctggggtagtaagacacacacacacacacacacacacacacacacacacacacacacacacacactttacattaTACAGTCTAGGTGTTATAAGATCAACTGTCATGAACTTCTAGAGTTTCTATATGAGACTCAAATATGTATTACGTATTTAATAGACTATTAATGTGTTTTTCTTGaaattaaacaagaaaaaaaaacaatcacacacacactcagtatgTTAAAACACCTGTTGATAAAAATCATAACCTGTTAGTGCTCATTTCTCATTTTAGCAGATCTCATCATGATGCCAGACAAATGAATCCCGGCCCTCCTGCACAGTACCGTCTGAACACAGAAAGAAAAAACTTTGATGGGACTGATGGAAAGGTCAGATTGTGGACATATGGACGAAAAGACAGAAGTAAGCTAAACAAAGTCTTACTGATGGTTGGAGAAACCGGTACTGGAAAGACTACCATCATCAACACCATGATCAACTATTTACTGGGGGTGAAGTTTGAGGATGAAAAGTTTTATGAGATCACAGAAGAACAAGAACACAAATATCAAACTAAATCCCAAACATCTGCAATCACTGTCTATGAGGTGTTTGATGATGAGAATCCAATATCTCTCACCATTATTGATACTCCAGGATATGGAGACACTGAAGGATCTGAGAAAGATGGAGAGATTGCTGAATATCTGACCAAATTATTTTCAAGTGATTTTGGGATCAAGTTTATTGACGCAGTTTGTTTTGTGATGAAGGCGTCTCAGAATCGTCTCTCTGGAAAAGAGTTTTACATCTTCCACTCAGTTCTGTCTCTGTTTGGTCGAGATATAGAGAACAACATTGTGTTCTTACTCACACATTCAGATGGATTATCACCAACAAATGCAATAAATGCCATTAACAGAGCTGAGATCCCCTGCAGAAGAGATGAAGACAATCAGCCTGTTCATTTCTTATTCAACAACCGTCAGAAAGAGAAAAGAGACAAACAGTATAAGCGTGCTTTTAAATCAGCTTGGGAACTGGGAGAGGAAAGCATGGGTCAGTTATTTTCACTACTGgaagaaaacaacagaaaaagTGTCCAGATGACTTTAGATGTTCTGAAAGAGCGGAAACGACTCGAGGCCTGTGTCTCCAACCTGAACGAGCGAATTAAAGAGAAGGAGTTAAAAATGAAAGAACTAGGTGAGATTCAAGATGTCCTCGAACAGAACagggaaaaaataaagaattgtgAAAACTTTGAGTTTACAGTCAACAGAGTTTACAGAGAAAAAGTCCCCATTGAGAACACATCACGGTGGGACAGAGAAGCGACCTGCTGCACTGTCTGTGAGGAGAACTGTCATCTGTACGGCTGCTGGTGGGTCTCTCCCAATAATGTCTCAAATTGTTCAGTCATGAAAAACAACAACTGTACTGTGTGTACAGGGAAGTGCCATTACACCAAACATGTCAAAGAGAACAAAAAATATGtgataaagacaaagaaagtccCTCAGACATTTAAAGATCTTGAAAAGGAGTATGAAAGCGCTGGTGACAAGCCTGAGACCAGATTTGACAAAGACAaatatgaaaagattaaaaagaaacGTGAAAGCAACATGAAACTAAAGGAGGAGAAAACAGacatagagaaaaaaaataacaaatggctggaagaaattgaacaaaaaaagtccAACCTGGTGAATGAAGCTTACAGCACCATCATGAATCTGTGTAAGATTGCACTGAAAGCAGACAGCGCGTTCACTCTTCAGTATCTGGATTTCTTGATTCCCAGACTGAAGGAGGAGGGAAAAGAGGAATGGATGAAGAATCTGGAGGATCTGAGAAAAGCTGCAGATGAGGAGAAAAATAAGGGGGCTTTACGTCAACTGAGAGAATATAGTGGCCATAAATTGAACCAATTTGTCAATTTTGTCTCTGGTAAAatggaataaaatgaaacaaatattttacaCACAAGATGAAAAAGCAGAGCGGATGTTTCATGAgactgttaaaaaatgtatttattcacaagaggttgataatattttttaatcagGTGCAGAGTTGGGTAGTAACTtgttacatttactctgttacatttacttgagtaacattttgggggaaattttacttttagtgtaggtttaaaagtgggtactttttactctcactcaagaaaatatctttacaatgtgtggcattactgccgttacattactgggtttaatttgaattaatgtgtaatttattgagagatcattgaatgggacttttacgggagcggaagttcacagctgcgcgcaataagacgctcccacttgagtgatgagtcactcaagtcatcagtgcagcagcatcaaactcctCAAagcgaaacactttcttcgctccacacagcaatgccttcttttaacaTCAAGACAACgctggcttttctgtgtaatgagatgagAATTTTCtgtgtcattttcagggtgattctgtaactgggttcttatgacatcagtttttaagtgtacatttttaaatcattgcatattaatgtgctttgtcccacatgttataagcagtatttatgtattttatgtatttactgtataaatcCATTTAAACATCCAAATTTCTGCCATTCGcctgatcgacaactggagcgcgaacagcatttgttgcaatgAGAGTAGCTGTGTCCGCAATCGTTCTCTCATTcgctatttcctatatagtgaatggcagttagtgcactatatctcagcagtaagtgaacgaaatgaatgAATTTGgacgagagtgtcggagctctggggctggtgcagaaacatcacatatgaaattttaaaatgcttgggtcttatttgttattcttattaaataatatattaatacagtaaatctttattctgtttgtaattttgtatatatactgtgtgttaatattaagagtaaacacatttgatcaaataaagattacattttaaaacgcatctgtatgttttgtctctctatatgtttttatgttattttaatcaagcaaTGATTTGTCAagaagtaatttactacattcagcatgaaataaaacattgcaggagtgaatgaAGCTGTAAATTCCCAGCTCGTAcatcttccccatggtggattgtgggaaattaaccgtcatCAAGTGttcttgaaatgtacacttgaaattagagtgcattgtgggttagaatgagtgaaaaaaaagtagggaacgattggctcactcagaattcagacactcctacaaaatagcgaacactcaaaatagtgcactatatagtgaataaggggtggtttcagacacagcgagtgttccacaaTCAGGGTTGGTACCCTACGTAGGCTGCgttctctgcatttagagagtagcggtactgctgtacagaactaacaatctaaatacttacgacactgaaacctgtaactacactgaaataagaacaggactttaaaagctgtGAAATAGCAAAcaaaggcattatatttcagcattatatataatgtatttggacattttcatgttttcactgtaatacttATTCGAAATTTTggcaaattcatccagatctaaCAAGAACCCTAAAAGGAATAgtatacccaaaaattacaattctcataattttctcaccctcatgcaaatccagattgtgtatgactttctttcttctgctgaactcaatgaatatttttagatcaatttctcagctctgtaggtccatacaatgcaagtgaatgggtggcaacattttaaagctaaacaaacaaacacaagtctgcataaaagtaatccataagtctctagtggttaaataagtatcttcagaagtgatgtgataggtgtggacgagaaacagatccctttcacattcttcttgtgtttttggtgattcacattcttctctgcatatcgccccctgctgtgtagcaaaaaatgacaaatattgatctctttctcacccacacctatcatatcacttctgaagaaatgtgttaaaccactggagttgtatggattactgttatactgcctttatgtgatttttggagcatcaaaaatttggcctacagagctaaaataatcttttaaaatttttaatttgtgctctgcagaagaaaggaagtcatacacatctcggatggcatgagggtgagtaaatgatgagagaattacaatgttgggtaaattatctct
It encodes the following:
- the LOC127626114 gene encoding uncharacterized protein LOC127626114 isoform X1 translates to MWNNTRKTGVCQSDHAQFNSRSHHDARQMNPGPPAQYRLNTERKNFDGTDGKVRLWTYGRKDRSKLNKVLLMVGETGTGKTTIINTMINYLLGVKFEDEKFYEITEEQEHKYQTKSQTSAITVYEVFDDENPISLTIIDTPGYGDTEGSEKDGEIAEYLTKLFSSDFGIKFIDAVCFVMKASQNRLSGKEFYIFHSVLSLFGRDIENNIVFLLTHSDGLSPTNAINAINRAEIPCRRDEDNQPVHFLFNNRQKEKRDKQYKRAFKSAWELGEESMGQLFSLLEENNRKSVQMTLDVLKERKRLEACVSNLNERIKEKELKMKELGEIQDVLEQNREKIKNCENFEFTVNRVYREKVPIENTSRWDREATCCTVCEENCHLYGCWWVSPNNVSNCSVMKNNNCTVCTGKCHYTKHVKENKKYVIKTKKVPQTFKDLEKEYESAGDKPETRFDKDKYEKIKKKRESNMKLKEEKTDIEKKNNKWLEEIEQKKSNLVNEAYSTIMNLCKIALKADSAFTLQYLDFLIPRLKEEGKEEWMKNLEDLRKAADEEKNKGALRQLREYSGHKLNQFVNFVSGKME
- the LOC127626114 gene encoding uncharacterized protein LOC127626114 isoform X2, which codes for MWNNTRKTGVCQSDHAQFNRSHHDARQMNPGPPAQYRLNTERKNFDGTDGKVRLWTYGRKDRSKLNKVLLMVGETGTGKTTIINTMINYLLGVKFEDEKFYEITEEQEHKYQTKSQTSAITVYEVFDDENPISLTIIDTPGYGDTEGSEKDGEIAEYLTKLFSSDFGIKFIDAVCFVMKASQNRLSGKEFYIFHSVLSLFGRDIENNIVFLLTHSDGLSPTNAINAINRAEIPCRRDEDNQPVHFLFNNRQKEKRDKQYKRAFKSAWELGEESMGQLFSLLEENNRKSVQMTLDVLKERKRLEACVSNLNERIKEKELKMKELGEIQDVLEQNREKIKNCENFEFTVNRVYREKVPIENTSRWDREATCCTVCEENCHLYGCWWVSPNNVSNCSVMKNNNCTVCTGKCHYTKHVKENKKYVIKTKKVPQTFKDLEKEYESAGDKPETRFDKDKYEKIKKKRESNMKLKEEKTDIEKKNNKWLEEIEQKKSNLVNEAYSTIMNLCKIALKADSAFTLQYLDFLIPRLKEEGKEEWMKNLEDLRKAADEEKNKGALRQLREYSGHKLNQFVNFVSGKME